The following are encoded in a window of Etheostoma cragini isolate CJK2018 chromosome 7, CSU_Ecrag_1.0, whole genome shotgun sequence genomic DNA:
- the nup210 gene encoding nuclear pore membrane glycoprotein 210 encodes MTSLKLSVLALPLFIIVIQVNGSSKLNIPKVLLPLARSTRINFTLETTEGCYRWSSTRPEVASIQAVNEESGSGCSRRAVLQALSTQPSRLTSIILAEDVVTGQVLRCDAIVDIVSEIQIVSTTRELHLEDSPLALKIQALDSEGNTFSTLAGLVFDWTLVKDVDVNGFSDSYNSLRVLKFSESTYTPPGYISEMERVGKQGDIILVSGLKTGHAKLKAKIQESLYKDVGAAEVRLLILENILLSPAHDVYLLAGTSIQYKVLKIRQGSITELSMPCDQYQLHLQNSVIGTNGNPNVAVASLDQSTSRVTATQLGYINVVLDHKSLRMQGVSRLPNSTLYVVEPGYLGFKIHPGDSWVLETGRVYDILIEVFDKSSNKIYLSDNVRIGTGFPLEYFELLESSLNGSYHRVKALKEGLTLIDATLKAVVDENGRVHALANPVHNEQDVEIYNPIVLSPSILTFPWQPKVGAYQYTIKATGGSGNFSWSSSNTAVATVTVKGVMTTVSDIGVSVIYAHDLRNPLHFGQMKVYVVEPVAMDFAPCPVEARVGLVLDLPLRIFGLLEEAEKQRVMLSDCSHFDLQVEQENHGVFQLLDGRLVPGQEHCSGVRAKALATGYTILTVSYTHGNVHLSAKITIAAYLPLRAIDPVSVAVVTLGSSKDMLFEGGPRPWVLEPSKFFCNLSAEDEASVRLTLTSPSSHNYNQHWVRATCRALGEQVLEVMVGNKASVTNPYPAVEPAVVKFVCAPPSRLTLVPVYTSPQLDLTCPLLQQNKQVVPVSNYHNPILDLAAFDQQGRKFDNFSSLSILWESTMVSLASIEPTMPMELQLFQDGNKQMKLHGRQTVLVHHQTGIAAITVTALGYQVLHLTAAKVPSPYDPMTPVSATLELLLVEDVKVSPDTVTIYNHPDVRANLALREGSGYFFVNTSVKGVANVEFQEAQGTAQVSPVYPGEVKVMVHDLCLAFPAPAMATVRISDILEVYVRVVDKVEIGQSVRAYVRVLDDNKRPFPASYFHFMNLKLKAASAIVSLKRLAESTETDTAVFVVKGASIGQTTLSGVVVDKHGKKISSAPQQIEVFPPFKLIPRKMTLLIGAMMQITSEGGPQPQSNILFSISKEEIASVNGMGHVRGVTIGNVTVTGLVQAVDAETGKLVVVSQDQVEIEVVQLTGIRIRAPITRMKTKAQMPVYVMGLTNSQTPFSFGNAVPGLTFTWSTTKRDILDVQQRHTEANMEIQSEHNFGMRVTGKTRGRTGLKVVLRVTDPKAGQLVGNLLELTDEIQIQVYDKLHMLKPEVEAGELLMAPNSALKLQTSRDGVGALSYRMLDCPDQVVVAQVDDKGSLFSGSLTGISSLLITSQETFGVNQTLILALKVVPVSYVRFSTSPVLYMHTRESLKAFPLGIVLTFTVNFHASSGEALHSSNSHLMFSTNRDDLVQVGIGPGNHTLTVRTINVGFTLLAVWDSENVGVADYVPLPVEHAIHPHEAHRLVVGDVVCFTAQLTSPDGVHGTWSSSANGVLQVDSKSGAAVARDSGTVTVYYEIPGVLKTYREVVVEATTKTAAIAQATPVRIAKETKVLLTTRGKGTNLIGTCSSAQAEAVSLLQPETSVSCHLSFTSDAIDFSANDVFKTHTSFDSSIGSYTCSITLQPMTDQQTRVLSMSMTDLLVKAGLEGSAFSGEQVSTSLPIEPGLYSDQTELLLSNLHPSAELTVYGPTASLSNMEVVSSSPNIAVQENEVHHGFPSFSKYTISAVDPQTAASASISISSTSCGQSIVIPVTLIQVADPNAAKLAAASPVVNMEGGHSLHSFINSYQMMFFTLFALLAGTAIIIIVLHTVFSPREQAYHPAFIQRTPPPISALDSPVGNSFNRTIPRLDPNSSPRSRLYSPDYKS; translated from the exons ATGACTTCGTTAAAATTATCAGTGTTGGCATTGCCGTTATTTATAATTGTCATTCAAGTTAACGGTTCCTCGAAACTAAATATTCCCAAAGTGTTGCTACCGCTTGCTAGAAGTACACGAATTAACTTCACATTGGAAACTACTGAAGGTTGCTACAGATG GTCTTCCACCAGACCAGAGGTAGCAAGCATCCAGGCTGTGAATGAGGAGAGTGGCAGTGGCTGCTCCCGGAGAGCTGTTCTCCAGGCTCTCTCCACCCAGCCCTCCAGACTGACCAGCATCATTCTGGCTGAAGATGTTG TTACAGGACAGGTACTGCGTTGTGACGCCATTGTCGACATTGTCAGCGAGATCCAGATAGTGTCGACCACCAGAGAGCTACATCTTGAGGACTCACCACTGGCACTCAAAATTCAAGCACTGGACTCTGAAG gAAACACCTTCAGCACCCTTGCAGGTCTAGTTTTTGACTGGACCTTAGTGAAAGATGTAGATGTGAATGGATTCTCTGACTCTTACAATTCATTACG GGTACTAAAATTCTCAGAATCCACCTACACACCCCCTGGATACATATCTGAAATGGAACGAGTTGGGAAACAGGGTGATATTATTTTGGTTTCAGGACTGAAAACAGGACATGCTAAACTAAAGGCCAAAATACAAGAGTCGTTGTATAAG GATGTGGGTGCTGCAGAGGTAAGACTGCTGATTTTAGAGAACATTCTGCTGAGTCCTGCACATGACGTTTACTTGCTGGCGGGAACTTCCATCCAATACAAAGTCTTGAAGATAAGACAGGGCTCCATCACAG AGCTCTCTATGCCTTGTGATCAGTATCAACTACACCTTCAGAACAGTGTGATTGGCACTAATGGAAACCCAAATGTTGCTGTGGCCAGTCTGGATCAAAGCACTTCCAGAGTTACAGCAACTCAACTTGGATACATCAACGTGGTGCTGGATCATAAGA GCCTTCGAATGCAAGGAGTATCTCGCCTACCCAACAGCACACTGTATGTGGTTGAACCAGGCTACCTAG GTTTTAAAATTCATCCAGGAGACAGCTGGGTTCTCGAAACAGGCAGAGTATACGATATCCTCATCGAAGTCTTTGATAAATCCAGCAACAAAATTTACCTCTCCGAT aATGTCCGTATTGGCACTGGTTTCCCCCTGGAGTACTTTGAACTCCTGGAGTCTTCTCTGAATGGATCATATCATCGTGTCAAAGCACTCAAGGAAGGCCTAACTCTCATTGATGCTACCCTGAAAGCTGTTGTAGATGAA AATGGAAGGGTCCATGCACTCGCCAACCCAGTCCACAATGAACAGGATGTAGAAATCTATAACCCTATAGTTCTTAGTCCCAGTATTCTGACATTTCCATGGCAGCCCAAGGTTGGAGCTTATCAGTACACAATAAAG GCGACAGGGGGTAGCGGAAATTTCAGTTGGTCATCCTCCAACACAGCTGTGGCCACAGTGACTGTGAAAGGAGTGATGACAACAGTCAGTGACATTGGCGTCAGTGTAATTTATGCTCATGATCTACGCAACCCACTACACTTTGGCCAGATGAAG GTGTATGTTGTTGAGCCTGTGGCCATGGACTTTGCTCCTTGCCCAGTAGAGGCCAGGGTGGGCCTGGTTCTCGATCTGCCCCTCAGGATTTTTGGCCTCCTGGAGGAGGCGGAGAAACAGCGGGTCATGCTGAGTGACTGCTCCCACTTTGACCTACAGGTTGAGCAGGAGAACCATGGCGTCTTCCAACTACTAGACG GGAGGCTGGTTCCAGGCCAGGAGCACTGCAGTGGGGTGAGAGCCAAGGCCCTGGCCACTGGGTACACCATACTAACTGTGAGCTACACCCACGGCAACGTTCACCTCAGTGCCAAGATCACCATCGCTGCCTATCTTCCTCTTAGA GCGATTGACCCTGTATCTGTGGCCGTGGTGACTCTGGGCTCGTCAAAAGACATGTTGTTTGAGGGCGGGCCACGACCTTGGGTTTTAGAGCCCTCTAAGTTCTTCTGCAACTTGAGCGCTGAGGATGAGGCCAGTGTTCGCCTAACGCTGACCAGTCCCTCATCTCACAACTATAACCAGCACTGGGTCAGAGCAACCTGCAGGGCCCTGGGAGAGCAG GTGCTGGAGGTGATGGTGGGTAACAAGGCCAGTGTGACCAATCCTTATCCTGCTGTGGAGCCGGCAGTGGTCAAGTTTGTATGTGCCCCTCCGTCTCGCCTCACCCTGGTCCCAGTGTATACCAGCCCACAGCTGGACCTGACCTGCCCGCTTCTGCAGCAGAACAAACAAGTG GTACCTGTTTCCAATTACCACAATCCCATTTTGGATTTGGCTGCTTTTGATCAACAAGGAAGGAAGTTTGACAACTTCAGCTCTCTGAGCATATTGTGGGAATCTACCATGGTGTCACTGGCCAGTATTGAACCCACTATGCCCATGGAGCTACAGCTGTTCCAGGATGGCAACAAACAGATGAAACTTCACG GACGGCAGACAGTTCTTGTCCATCATCAAACAGGCATTGCTGCCATCACAGTGACAGCTCTGGGTTACCAGGTTTTACATCTCACTGCAGCCAAAGTTCCCAGTCCA TATGACCCCATGACCCCTGTCTCAGCCACCCTGGAGCTTCTATTGGTCGAAGATGTGAAAGTTTCTCCTGACACAGTTACCATATACAATCACCCTGATGTTCGG gCAAATTTGGCCCTGCGAGAAGGATCAGGGTACTTTTTTGTCAATACCAGTGTTAAAGGGGTAGCGAACGTGGAATTCCAGGAGGCCCAAGGAACAGCTCAG GTCTCTCCAGTCTACCCAGGGGAGGTGAAGGTGATGGTTCATGACCTTTGTCTGGCATTTCCAGCCCCTGCCATGGCCACTGTACGAATTTCTGACATCCTGGAGGTTTATGTGAGAGTGGTTGACAAG GTGGAGATTGGCCAATCTGTGAGAGCTTATGTCAGAGTCTTGGATGATAATAAGAGGCCCTTCCCAGCCagctattttcatttcatgaatCTTAAACTCAAAGCAGCTTCTGCGATCGTCTCTCTTAA acGATTAGCTGAGTCCACAGAAACAGATACCGCTGTTTTTGTGGTGAAAGGTGCTTCTATTGGTCAGACCACTCTCTCAGGTGTTGTTGTGGATAAACACGGGAAAAAGATTTCATCTGCACCTCAGCAAATTGAG GTATTTCCACCGTTCAAACTCATCCCAAGGAAAATGACTCTGTTAATTGGAGCAATGATGCAG ATCACATCTGAGGGGGGCCCTCAGCCTCAGTCCAATATCCTTTTCTCTATTTCCAAGGAGGAAATAGCTTCTGTTAATGGCATGGGCCACGTCAGAGGTGTTACCATTGGTAATGTCACTGTGACTGGACTGGTCCAAGCTGTTGATGCTGAGACTGGGAAACTAGTTGTTGTGTCTCAG GATCAAGTAGAAATTGAGGTTGTGCAATTGACGGGCATTCGAATCAGAGCACCTATCACAAGAATGAAGACAAAGGCACAG ATGCCTGTATATGTGATGGGTCTGACCAATAGTCAAACACCCTTCTCCTTTGGCAATGCTGTACCTGGCCTCACCTTCACCTGGTCCACCACCAAGCGAGACATTCTCGATGTTCAGCAAAGACACACTGAG GCTAACATGGAGATCCAGTCAGAGCACAATTTTGGCATGAGGGTGACTGGAAAAACGAGAGGGCGGACAGGGCTGAAGGTGGTGCTCAGAGTTACTGACCCCAAGGCTGGGCAGCTAGTGGGAAATCTGCTGGAGCTCACGGATGAGATCCAGATCCAG GTCTATGACAAGCTGCATATGCTTAAGCCAGAAGTAGAGGCTGGGGAGTTACTGATGGCTCCGAACTCAGCTCTCAAACTGCAAACTAGCAG GGATGGTGTAGGCGCACTCTCTTATCGAATGCTGGATTGCCCTGACCAGGTCGTTGTTGCTCAAGTGGATGATAAGGGCTCCCTCTTCTCTGGCTCTCTTACGGGCATCTCCTCTCTGCTGATCACCTCCCAAGAGACCTTTGGTGTCAATCAAACTCTCATCCTTGCTTTGAAG GTAGTACCTGTGTCCTACGTGCGCTTCAGTACCAGTCCAGTTCTCTACATGCACACCAGAGAGAGCCTTAAAGCCTTCCCTCTGGGCATAGTGCTCACCTTCACTGTCAACTTTCATGCCAGCTCTGGAGAAGCCCTACACAGCTCCAACTCCCACCTTATGTTTTCCACAAACAG AGATGACCTGGTGCAAGTCGGGATTGGGCCTGGTAACCACACTCTGACAGTGAGGACCATCAATGTAGGCTTTACTCTTCTTGCGGTGTGGGACAGTGAAAACGTGGGCGTGGCGGACTATGTCCCACTACCTGTCGAGCACGCCATTCATCCACATGAAGCCCACAGACTGGTGGTGGGGGATGTGGTCTGCTTCACTGCACAGTTAACCAGCCCGGATG GTGTTCATGGTACTTGGAGCTCCTCAGCTAATGGTGTTCTTCAGGTGGACTCTAAAAGTGGTGCAGCAGTAGCCAGAGACTCTGGCACAGTTACTGTGTACTACGAGATACCTGGTGTTTTGAAAACATACAGAGAG GTGGTAGTAGAAGCAACTACAAAGACGGCTGCTATAGCGCAGGCTACACCTGTCAGGATCGCCAAGGAAACAAAGGTCCTACTCACTACCAGAGGGAAAGGAACCAACCTCATTG GAACCTGTTCCTCTGCCCAGGCTGAAgctgtttctctgctgcagccAGAAACCTCTGTCAGCTGTCATCTCAGCTTCACCAGTGATGCCATTGACTTCTCTGCTAATGATgtcttcaaaacacacacaagctttgaCTCCAGCATTG GCTCCTACACTTGCTCCATAACCTTGCAGCCGATGACTGACCAACAGACGCGTGTGCTCAGCATGTCCATGACCGACCTGCTGGTGAAGGCAGGCCTGGAGGGCAGTGCCTTCTCTGGGGAACAAGTCAGCACCAGCCTGCCCATAGAGCCAGGCCTCTATTCTGACCAGACCGAGCTGCTTCTCTCAAACCTGCACCCATCAGCGGAACTCACCGTCTACGGCCCCACTGCTTCCCTGTCCAACATGGAG GTGGTGTCTTCTTCTCCCAACATTGCCGTCCAAGAGAATGAGGTTCACCATGGTTTCCCTAGTTTCTCTAAGTACACCATCAGCGCTGTGGACCCCCAGACAGCGGCCTCTGCTTCCATTTCCATAAGCAGCACCTCCTGCGGACAGAGTATTGTCATCCCAGTCACTTTAATTCAAGTGGCTGATCCCAACGCTGCCAAGCTAG CTGCTGCATCTCCAGTTGTTAACATGGAGGGGGGCCACTCTCTGCACAGCTTCATAAACAGCTACCAGATGATGTTCTTCACCCTGTTCGCTCTGCTGGCCGGGAcagccatcatcatcattg